One segment of Salvia splendens isolate huo1 chromosome 20, SspV2, whole genome shotgun sequence DNA contains the following:
- the LOC121782274 gene encoding probable LRR receptor-like serine/threonine-protein kinase At3g47570 isoform X1 has product MKLNRKLMENIILSFAVSVLLLHSFAHSLNSITTDKHALISFKNSITSDPYAILSTQNNTSVCNWIGVSCGLKHRRVTALNLSGYGLVGTVAPHLGNLTFLRYLDISFNNFSGFLPFELSKLRHLKVMNVGANSFTGEIPTWLGSLPRLEKLYLYKNTFLGTIPSSLSNNTKKQMLQILNLNYNQLSGSIPYAIFNVSSLREIRIRNNSLSGWLPSDMCDNLPNIEALIISANQLSGEIPPNIRECRHLQELRLSINHFNGKIPSEIGSLSRLKELYLGFNDFRGMIPDEIGNLSQLEKLSIPGSSLTGNIPSSMLNISSLKFMDLSNNTLSGNIPTFHHLPKLEELYLSHNNFEGWLPSDVCSSNMSNIKTLELYGNQLQGPIPPNIWKCTHLEILALSYNNLSGNIPFEIGNMSTLRELYLGWNDFQGGIPAEIGKLTRLEVLNIANASLTGNIPTSIFNISTLTTLSLSYNSLSGTLPSNMGISLLNLELLYLYFNRLIGPIPSTINNASKLMQLGLSSNSFIGSIPDLGNLKHLQMLMLVGELILERNMLVGPIPECLGEVKSLREIYLGHNQLNSTIPPNFWNLTDLVELSLPSNHLIGQLSSQLGNLKSISYLDLSFNQFSGNIPSSIGGCQLLESLYLSNNLLDGSIPQSLANVRNLKALDLSYNNLSGSIPKSLEDLRFLEHFNVSNNKLVGEIPDRGCFGNLSDQSFSNNLALCGPIRFKVPPCTKKHHRSKSLMKIIVPSVILVVTMVIVILVFINKFKSRKSTLLPTAVLPVTEYRSVSYIELERGTSGFSERNLIGKGSFGSVFEATLSNGLKVAVKVFNLQLQGAERSFDIETEILGSIRHRNIVRVIGCCSSPEFKALILTYMPNGSLDKWLYSNMHSLDLIQRLKIAIDVASALEYLHHGHTFPVVHRDVKPSNVLLDQDMVAHLGDFGIGKLFENGEVVVQTQTLATIGYAAPELGMEGKVSTHGDVYSFGIMLLEMFTGKKPTDDMFDGEMRLKEWESESLQEKSVPISPTLLSSEDRDFCAKEQCVLSIYELAMKCLATTPHERINMIEAANTLHMINATMVTERRRPRYAFSVGIPNNGL; this is encoded by the exons ATGAAACTAAACAGAAAACTAATGGAGaatattattttgtcatttgcCGTTTCAGTCTTGTTATTACATAGCTTTGCCCACTCCTTGAATTCTATCACCACTGATAAGCATGCACTTATTTCCTTCAAAAACTCCATCACTTCCGACCCTTATGCTATCTTGAGCACCCAAAACAACACATCAGTCTGTAATTGGATTGGTGTGTCGTGCGGCCTCAAACACCGCCGTGTCACTGCTCTTAATCTCTCTGGCTACGGCCTTGTTGGAACTGTTGCTCCACATCTCGGAAACCTTACGTTTCTCAGATATTTGGACATCAGTTTCAACAATTTCAGTGGCTTCTTACCCTTTGAGCTCTCTAAACTGCGTCATTTGAAGGTGATGAATGTGGGAGCGAATTCATTCACCGGAGAAATACCAACATGGTTGGGCAGTTTACCTCGTCTAGAGAAACTCTATTTGTACAAGAATACTTTCTTAGGTACAATCCCTTCATCTTTGTCTAACAATACCAAGAAGCAGATGTTACAAATATTAAACTTAAACTATAACCAGTTGAGTGGGTCCATACCATATGCTATTTTCAATGTGTCTTCCCTTAGAGAAATTAGAATTAGAAATAATAGCTTATCTGGTTGGCTACCGAGTGATATGTGCGATAATCTCCCAAATATTGAAGCACTTATTATTTCGGCCAACCAACTTTCCGGAGAAATTCCACCTAACATAAGGGAATGCAGACATCTTCAAGAGCTGAGATTATCTATCAATCATTTCAATGGAAAAATCCCAAGTGAAATTGGAAGTTTGAGTAGGCTTAAAGAGCTGTACTTGGGCTTTAACGATTTCAGAG GAATGATCCCTGACGAAATAGGGAATCTTTCACAGCTAGAGAAGTTAAGTATACCAGGCTCCTCTCTGACAGGAAATATTCCATCTTCAATGTTGAACATATCTTCATTGAAATTCATGGACCTCTCTAACAACACTTTGTCTGGAAATATCCCTACTTTTCACCATCTTCCAAAGTTAGAGGAATTATATTTGTCTCATAACAACTTCGAAG GTTGGCTGCCAAGTGATGTGTGCAGCAGCAATATGTCAAACATCAAAACACTTGAACTCTATGGGAATCAACTTCAAGGGCCAATTCCACCAAATATATGGAAATGCACACATCTTGAGATCTTGGCATTATCCTACAACAATCTCAGTGGTAACATCCCGTTCGAAATTGGGAACATGAGCACGCTTCGGGAGTTGTATTTGGGTTGGAACGACTTTCAAG GAGGAATTCCAGCCGAAATAGGGAAACTTACACGACTAGAGGTATTAAACATTGCAAACGCCTCTTTAACTGGAAATATCCCAACCTCCATATTCAACATATCTACTCTGACAACACTGAGCTTGAGCTACAACAGCTTATCTG GTACACTTCCTTCAAATATGGGGATTTCACTTCTCAATCTTGAATTactttatttgtattttaacaGACTCATTGGTCCAATTCCAAGCACCATCAACAATGCTTCCAAACTTATGCAGTTGGGCTTGAGCAGTAACTCCTTCATTGGCTCCATACCAGACCTTGGTAATTTGAAACACCTTCAGATGCTAATGCTCGTGGGAGAGTTGATCCTTGAGAGAAACATGCTTGTGGGTCCAATACCTGAATGTTTGGGTGAAGTTAAATCCTTGAGAGAGATCTACTTAGGCCACAACCAGTTGAATTCCACCATCCCTCCCAACTTCTGGAATCTTACCGACCTCGTGGAATTGAGCTTGCCCTCAAATCATTTGATTGGTCAATTGTCATCTCAACTTGGAAATTTGAAGTCAATCTCCTATCTAGACTTATCCTTTAATCAATTTTCAGGTAATATCCCCAGCTCAATCGGTGGTTGCCAGTTATTAGAATCTCTCTACTTATCGAATAATTTGTTGGACGGATCTATTCCCCAATCCTTAGCAAATGTTAGAAATTTGAAAGCATTGGATTTATCTTACAATAACCTTTCTGGATCTATCCCCAAGTCATTAGAAGACCTTCGTTTTCTTGAGCATTTCAATGTTTCCAACAACAAATTGGTTGGGGAAATTCCAGATAGGGGTTGTTTTGGTAACTTGAGTGATCAATCTTTTTCCAACAACCTTGCCCTTTGCGGTCCAATAAGATTTAAAGTTCCACCATGCACAAAAAAACATCATAGATCAAAAAGCTTGATGAAAATTATAGTGCCTTCTGTGATTTTAGTTGTGACTATGGTGATTGTCATCCTTgtgtttataaataaatttaaatcaaGGAAATCAACACTACTTCCCACTGCTGTTTTACCGGTGACGGAATATAGAAGTGTTTCTTACATAGAACTAGAGCGAGGAACCAGTGGTTTTAGTGAGAGAAACCTTATTGGAAAAGGAAGTTTTGGTTCGGTATTTGAAGCAACACTTTCTAATGGGTTGAAAGTTGCAGTAAAAGTTTTTAACTTGCAACTACAAGGAGCAGAAAGGAGCTTTGATATTGAAACTGAGATACTTGGGAGCATTCGACATAGAAACATAGttcgagtgattggatgttGTAGTAGCCCAGAGTTTAAAGCTCTAATTCTCACATATATGCCGAATGGGAGTTTGGATAAATGGTTATATTCCAACATGCATAGTCTAGATCTTATACAAAGACTAAAGATAGCAATAGATGTTGCGTCCGCCTTGGAATATCTTCACCATGGCCATACATTCCCAGTTGTCCATCGTGATGTAAAGCCAAGCAATGTTTTGCTCGATCAAGACATGGTGGCTCATCTTGGTGATTTTGGCATTGGGAAGCTTTTTGAAAACGGAGAAGTTGTCGTCCAAACACAAACATTGGCGACTATCGGCTATGCAGCACCAG AGTTGGGAATGGAAGGGAAAGTGTCCACACATGGAGATGTGTACAGTTTCGGGATAATGTTGCTTGAGATGTTTACAGGGAAGAAGCCAACAGATGATATGTTTGATGGGGAAATGAGGTTGAAAGAGTGGGAAAGTGAATCATTACAAGAAAAATCAGTTCCTATTTCACCCACTTTGCTATCTAGCGAAGATCGGGATTTCTGTGCAAAGGAGCAATGCGTGTTGTCAATTTATGAGTTGGCAATGAAATGTTTAGCCACTACACCTCATGAGAGAATCAACATGATTGAAGCAGCGAACACTCTCCACATGATCAATGCAACAATGGTAACAGAAAGACGTCGTCCACGATATGCATTTTCTGTTGGTATTCCCAATAATGGGTTATAA
- the LOC121782274 gene encoding probable LRR receptor-like serine/threonine-protein kinase At3g47570 isoform X3, with product MIPDEIGNLSQLEKLSIPGSSLTGNIPSSMLNISSLKFMDLSNNTLSGNIPTFHHLPKLEELYLSHNNFEGWLPSDVCSSNMSNIKTLELYGNQLQGPIPPNIWKCTHLEILALSYNNLSGNIPFEIGNMSTLRELYLGWNDFQGGIPAEIGKLTRLEVLNIANASLTGNIPTSIFNISTLTTLSLSYNSLSGTLPSNMGISLLNLELLYLYFNRLIGPIPSTINNASKLMQLGLSSNSFIGSIPDLGNLKHLQMLMLVGELILERNMLVGPIPECLGEVKSLREIYLGHNQLNSTIPPNFWNLTDLVELSLPSNHLIGQLSSQLGNLKSISYLDLSFNQFSGNIPSSIGGCQLLESLYLSNNLLDGSIPQSLANVRNLKALDLSYNNLSGSIPKSLEDLRFLEHFNVSNNKLVGEIPDRGCFGNLSDQSFSNNLALCGPIRFKVPPCTKKHHRSKSLMKIIVPSVILVVTMVIVILVFINKFKSRKSTLLPTAVLPVTEYRSVSYIELERGTSGFSERNLIGKGSFGSVFEATLSNGLKVAVKVFNLQLQGAERSFDIETEILGSIRHRNIVRVIGCCSSPEFKALILTYMPNGSLDKWLYSNMHSLDLIQRLKIAIDVASALEYLHHGHTFPVVHRDVKPSNVLLDQDMVAHLGDFGIGKLFENGEVVVQTQTLATIGYAAPELGMEGKVSTHGDVYSFGIMLLEMFTGKKPTDDMFDGEMRLKEWESESLQEKSVPISPTLLSSEDRDFCAKEQCVLSIYELAMKCLATTPHERINMIEAANTLHMINATMVTERRRPRYAFSVGIPNNGL from the exons ATGATCCCTGACGAAATAGGGAATCTTTCACAGCTAGAGAAGTTAAGTATACCAGGCTCCTCTCTGACAGGAAATATTCCATCTTCAATGTTGAACATATCTTCATTGAAATTCATGGACCTCTCTAACAACACTTTGTCTGGAAATATCCCTACTTTTCACCATCTTCCAAAGTTAGAGGAATTATATTTGTCTCATAACAACTTCGAAG GTTGGCTGCCAAGTGATGTGTGCAGCAGCAATATGTCAAACATCAAAACACTTGAACTCTATGGGAATCAACTTCAAGGGCCAATTCCACCAAATATATGGAAATGCACACATCTTGAGATCTTGGCATTATCCTACAACAATCTCAGTGGTAACATCCCGTTCGAAATTGGGAACATGAGCACGCTTCGGGAGTTGTATTTGGGTTGGAACGACTTTCAAG GAGGAATTCCAGCCGAAATAGGGAAACTTACACGACTAGAGGTATTAAACATTGCAAACGCCTCTTTAACTGGAAATATCCCAACCTCCATATTCAACATATCTACTCTGACAACACTGAGCTTGAGCTACAACAGCTTATCTG GTACACTTCCTTCAAATATGGGGATTTCACTTCTCAATCTTGAATTactttatttgtattttaacaGACTCATTGGTCCAATTCCAAGCACCATCAACAATGCTTCCAAACTTATGCAGTTGGGCTTGAGCAGTAACTCCTTCATTGGCTCCATACCAGACCTTGGTAATTTGAAACACCTTCAGATGCTAATGCTCGTGGGAGAGTTGATCCTTGAGAGAAACATGCTTGTGGGTCCAATACCTGAATGTTTGGGTGAAGTTAAATCCTTGAGAGAGATCTACTTAGGCCACAACCAGTTGAATTCCACCATCCCTCCCAACTTCTGGAATCTTACCGACCTCGTGGAATTGAGCTTGCCCTCAAATCATTTGATTGGTCAATTGTCATCTCAACTTGGAAATTTGAAGTCAATCTCCTATCTAGACTTATCCTTTAATCAATTTTCAGGTAATATCCCCAGCTCAATCGGTGGTTGCCAGTTATTAGAATCTCTCTACTTATCGAATAATTTGTTGGACGGATCTATTCCCCAATCCTTAGCAAATGTTAGAAATTTGAAAGCATTGGATTTATCTTACAATAACCTTTCTGGATCTATCCCCAAGTCATTAGAAGACCTTCGTTTTCTTGAGCATTTCAATGTTTCCAACAACAAATTGGTTGGGGAAATTCCAGATAGGGGTTGTTTTGGTAACTTGAGTGATCAATCTTTTTCCAACAACCTTGCCCTTTGCGGTCCAATAAGATTTAAAGTTCCACCATGCACAAAAAAACATCATAGATCAAAAAGCTTGATGAAAATTATAGTGCCTTCTGTGATTTTAGTTGTGACTATGGTGATTGTCATCCTTgtgtttataaataaatttaaatcaaGGAAATCAACACTACTTCCCACTGCTGTTTTACCGGTGACGGAATATAGAAGTGTTTCTTACATAGAACTAGAGCGAGGAACCAGTGGTTTTAGTGAGAGAAACCTTATTGGAAAAGGAAGTTTTGGTTCGGTATTTGAAGCAACACTTTCTAATGGGTTGAAAGTTGCAGTAAAAGTTTTTAACTTGCAACTACAAGGAGCAGAAAGGAGCTTTGATATTGAAACTGAGATACTTGGGAGCATTCGACATAGAAACATAGttcgagtgattggatgttGTAGTAGCCCAGAGTTTAAAGCTCTAATTCTCACATATATGCCGAATGGGAGTTTGGATAAATGGTTATATTCCAACATGCATAGTCTAGATCTTATACAAAGACTAAAGATAGCAATAGATGTTGCGTCCGCCTTGGAATATCTTCACCATGGCCATACATTCCCAGTTGTCCATCGTGATGTAAAGCCAAGCAATGTTTTGCTCGATCAAGACATGGTGGCTCATCTTGGTGATTTTGGCATTGGGAAGCTTTTTGAAAACGGAGAAGTTGTCGTCCAAACACAAACATTGGCGACTATCGGCTATGCAGCACCAG AGTTGGGAATGGAAGGGAAAGTGTCCACACATGGAGATGTGTACAGTTTCGGGATAATGTTGCTTGAGATGTTTACAGGGAAGAAGCCAACAGATGATATGTTTGATGGGGAAATGAGGTTGAAAGAGTGGGAAAGTGAATCATTACAAGAAAAATCAGTTCCTATTTCACCCACTTTGCTATCTAGCGAAGATCGGGATTTCTGTGCAAAGGAGCAATGCGTGTTGTCAATTTATGAGTTGGCAATGAAATGTTTAGCCACTACACCTCATGAGAGAATCAACATGATTGAAGCAGCGAACACTCTCCACATGATCAATGCAACAATGGTAACAGAAAGACGTCGTCCACGATATGCATTTTCTGTTGGTATTCCCAATAATGGGTTATAA
- the LOC121782274 gene encoding leucine-rich repeat receptor protein kinase EMS1-like isoform X2: MKLNRKLMENIILSFAVSVLLLHSFAHSLNSITTDKHALISFKNSITSDPYAILSTQNNTSVCNWIGVSCGLKHRRVTALNLSGYGLVGTVAPHLGNLTFLRYLDISFNNFSGFLPFELSKLRHLKVMNVGANSFTGEIPTWLGSLPRLEKLYLYKNTFLGMIPDEIGNLSQLEKLSIPGSSLTGNIPSSMLNISSLKFMDLSNNTLSGNIPTFHHLPKLEELYLSHNNFEGWLPSDVCSSNMSNIKTLELYGNQLQGPIPPNIWKCTHLEILALSYNNLSGNIPFEIGNMSTLRELYLGWNDFQGGIPAEIGKLTRLEVLNIANASLTGNIPTSIFNISTLTTLSLSYNSLSGTLPSNMGISLLNLELLYLYFNRLIGPIPSTINNASKLMQLGLSSNSFIGSIPDLGNLKHLQMLMLVGELILERNMLVGPIPECLGEVKSLREIYLGHNQLNSTIPPNFWNLTDLVELSLPSNHLIGQLSSQLGNLKSISYLDLSFNQFSGNIPSSIGGCQLLESLYLSNNLLDGSIPQSLANVRNLKALDLSYNNLSGSIPKSLEDLRFLEHFNVSNNKLVGEIPDRGCFGNLSDQSFSNNLALCGPIRFKVPPCTKKHHRSKSLMKIIVPSVILVVTMVIVILVFINKFKSRKSTLLPTAVLPVTEYRSVSYIELERGTSGFSERNLIGKGSFGSVFEATLSNGLKVAVKVFNLQLQGAERSFDIETEILGSIRHRNIVRVIGCCSSPEFKALILTYMPNGSLDKWLYSNMHSLDLIQRLKIAIDVASALEYLHHGHTFPVVHRDVKPSNVLLDQDMVAHLGDFGIGKLFENGEVVVQTQTLATIGYAAPELGMEGKVSTHGDVYSFGIMLLEMFTGKKPTDDMFDGEMRLKEWESESLQEKSVPISPTLLSSEDRDFCAKEQCVLSIYELAMKCLATTPHERINMIEAANTLHMINATMVTERRRPRYAFSVGIPNNGL; the protein is encoded by the exons ATGAAACTAAACAGAAAACTAATGGAGaatattattttgtcatttgcCGTTTCAGTCTTGTTATTACATAGCTTTGCCCACTCCTTGAATTCTATCACCACTGATAAGCATGCACTTATTTCCTTCAAAAACTCCATCACTTCCGACCCTTATGCTATCTTGAGCACCCAAAACAACACATCAGTCTGTAATTGGATTGGTGTGTCGTGCGGCCTCAAACACCGCCGTGTCACTGCTCTTAATCTCTCTGGCTACGGCCTTGTTGGAACTGTTGCTCCACATCTCGGAAACCTTACGTTTCTCAGATATTTGGACATCAGTTTCAACAATTTCAGTGGCTTCTTACCCTTTGAGCTCTCTAAACTGCGTCATTTGAAGGTGATGAATGTGGGAGCGAATTCATTCACCGGAGAAATACCAACATGGTTGGGCAGTTTACCTCGTCTAGAGAAACTCTATTTGTACAAGAATACTTTCTTAG GAATGATCCCTGACGAAATAGGGAATCTTTCACAGCTAGAGAAGTTAAGTATACCAGGCTCCTCTCTGACAGGAAATATTCCATCTTCAATGTTGAACATATCTTCATTGAAATTCATGGACCTCTCTAACAACACTTTGTCTGGAAATATCCCTACTTTTCACCATCTTCCAAAGTTAGAGGAATTATATTTGTCTCATAACAACTTCGAAG GTTGGCTGCCAAGTGATGTGTGCAGCAGCAATATGTCAAACATCAAAACACTTGAACTCTATGGGAATCAACTTCAAGGGCCAATTCCACCAAATATATGGAAATGCACACATCTTGAGATCTTGGCATTATCCTACAACAATCTCAGTGGTAACATCCCGTTCGAAATTGGGAACATGAGCACGCTTCGGGAGTTGTATTTGGGTTGGAACGACTTTCAAG GAGGAATTCCAGCCGAAATAGGGAAACTTACACGACTAGAGGTATTAAACATTGCAAACGCCTCTTTAACTGGAAATATCCCAACCTCCATATTCAACATATCTACTCTGACAACACTGAGCTTGAGCTACAACAGCTTATCTG GTACACTTCCTTCAAATATGGGGATTTCACTTCTCAATCTTGAATTactttatttgtattttaacaGACTCATTGGTCCAATTCCAAGCACCATCAACAATGCTTCCAAACTTATGCAGTTGGGCTTGAGCAGTAACTCCTTCATTGGCTCCATACCAGACCTTGGTAATTTGAAACACCTTCAGATGCTAATGCTCGTGGGAGAGTTGATCCTTGAGAGAAACATGCTTGTGGGTCCAATACCTGAATGTTTGGGTGAAGTTAAATCCTTGAGAGAGATCTACTTAGGCCACAACCAGTTGAATTCCACCATCCCTCCCAACTTCTGGAATCTTACCGACCTCGTGGAATTGAGCTTGCCCTCAAATCATTTGATTGGTCAATTGTCATCTCAACTTGGAAATTTGAAGTCAATCTCCTATCTAGACTTATCCTTTAATCAATTTTCAGGTAATATCCCCAGCTCAATCGGTGGTTGCCAGTTATTAGAATCTCTCTACTTATCGAATAATTTGTTGGACGGATCTATTCCCCAATCCTTAGCAAATGTTAGAAATTTGAAAGCATTGGATTTATCTTACAATAACCTTTCTGGATCTATCCCCAAGTCATTAGAAGACCTTCGTTTTCTTGAGCATTTCAATGTTTCCAACAACAAATTGGTTGGGGAAATTCCAGATAGGGGTTGTTTTGGTAACTTGAGTGATCAATCTTTTTCCAACAACCTTGCCCTTTGCGGTCCAATAAGATTTAAAGTTCCACCATGCACAAAAAAACATCATAGATCAAAAAGCTTGATGAAAATTATAGTGCCTTCTGTGATTTTAGTTGTGACTATGGTGATTGTCATCCTTgtgtttataaataaatttaaatcaaGGAAATCAACACTACTTCCCACTGCTGTTTTACCGGTGACGGAATATAGAAGTGTTTCTTACATAGAACTAGAGCGAGGAACCAGTGGTTTTAGTGAGAGAAACCTTATTGGAAAAGGAAGTTTTGGTTCGGTATTTGAAGCAACACTTTCTAATGGGTTGAAAGTTGCAGTAAAAGTTTTTAACTTGCAACTACAAGGAGCAGAAAGGAGCTTTGATATTGAAACTGAGATACTTGGGAGCATTCGACATAGAAACATAGttcgagtgattggatgttGTAGTAGCCCAGAGTTTAAAGCTCTAATTCTCACATATATGCCGAATGGGAGTTTGGATAAATGGTTATATTCCAACATGCATAGTCTAGATCTTATACAAAGACTAAAGATAGCAATAGATGTTGCGTCCGCCTTGGAATATCTTCACCATGGCCATACATTCCCAGTTGTCCATCGTGATGTAAAGCCAAGCAATGTTTTGCTCGATCAAGACATGGTGGCTCATCTTGGTGATTTTGGCATTGGGAAGCTTTTTGAAAACGGAGAAGTTGTCGTCCAAACACAAACATTGGCGACTATCGGCTATGCAGCACCAG AGTTGGGAATGGAAGGGAAAGTGTCCACACATGGAGATGTGTACAGTTTCGGGATAATGTTGCTTGAGATGTTTACAGGGAAGAAGCCAACAGATGATATGTTTGATGGGGAAATGAGGTTGAAAGAGTGGGAAAGTGAATCATTACAAGAAAAATCAGTTCCTATTTCACCCACTTTGCTATCTAGCGAAGATCGGGATTTCTGTGCAAAGGAGCAATGCGTGTTGTCAATTTATGAGTTGGCAATGAAATGTTTAGCCACTACACCTCATGAGAGAATCAACATGATTGAAGCAGCGAACACTCTCCACATGATCAATGCAACAATGGTAACAGAAAGACGTCGTCCACGATATGCATTTTCTGTTGGTATTCCCAATAATGGGTTATAA
- the LOC121782278 gene encoding receptor-like protein 35, translating into MLQILNLNYNQLSGSIPYAIFNVSSLTEIRIRNNSLSGWLPSDMCDNLPNIEALDISANQLSGQIPPNIWKCRYLQELELSINHFNGKIPSEIGSLSMLKELYLGLNNFRGMIPEEIGNLSQLEVLSIPSSSLTGNIPSSVFNISSLKFMILSNNSLSGNM; encoded by the exons ATGTTACAAATATTAAACTTAAACTATAACCAGTTGAGTGGGTCCATACCATATGCTATTTTCAATGTGTCTTCCCTTACAGAAATTAGAATTAGAAATAATAGCCTATCTGGTTGGCTACCGAGTGATATGTGTGATAATCTCCCAAATATTGAAGCACTTGATATTTCGGCCAACCAACTTTCTGGACAAATTCCACCCAACATATGGAAATGCAGATATCTTCAAGAGCTGGAATTATCTATCAATCATTTCAATGGAAAAATCCCAAGTGAAATTGGAAGTTTGAGTATGCTTAAAGAGCTGTACTTGGGCCTTAACAATTTCAGAG GAATGATCCCTGAAGAAATAGGAAATCTTTCACAGTTAGAGGTGTTGAGCATCCCATCCTCCTCTCTGACCGGAAATATTCCATCTTCAGTGTTCAATATATCTTCGTTGAAATTCATGATCCTATCAAATAACAGTTTGTCTGGAAATATGTGA
- the LOC121782277 gene encoding probable LRR receptor-like serine/threonine-protein kinase At3g47570 → MCRMSNIKNLSLFGNKLEGQIPKYIWKCPHLETLSLSYNNFSGSIPFEIGNMSMLKELYLGMNAIQGGIPAEIGKLSRLEKLDIANASLTGNIPSSIFNISSLTHVNLGYNNLFGTLPSKLGISLPNLERLYLGENRLEGPIPSSINNVSKLIVLDLGDNSFIGSIPDFGNLKHLQSIYLHQNHLNAEKSRTHELTFLPSLTKCRNLKYLALADNSLNGILPASIGNFSSSLQTMWLHNSHIMGAIPSEIGNLSSLLLLNLRENQLRGHIC, encoded by the exons ATGTGCCGCATGTCAAACATCAAAAACCTTAGTCTCTTTGGGAATAAACTTGAAGGACAAATTCcaaaatatatatggaaatgtCCACATCTTGAGACCTTGTCATTATCCTATAACAATTTCAGTGGTAGCATTCCGTTCGAAATCGGGAACATGAGTATGCTTAAGGAGTTGTATTTGGGCATGAACGCCATTCAAG GAGGAATTCCAGCTGAAATAGGCAAGCTTTCACGACTAGAGAAATTAGACATTGCAAATGCCTCTTTAACTGGAAATATCCCATCTTCCATTTTCAACATATCTTCTTTGACACACGTGAACTTGGGCTACAACAACTTATTTG GTACTCTTCCTTCCAAGTTGGGGATTTCACTTCCCAATCTTGAAAGGCTTTATTTGGGTGAAAATAGACTCGAGGGTCCAATTCCAAGCTCTATTAACAATGTTTCTAAACTCATCGTGTTGGACTTGGGTGACAACTCATTTATCGGCTCCATACCCGACTTTGGTAATTTGAAACACCTACAATCCATATATCTCCATCAAAATCATTTGAATGCAGAGAAATCCCGAACTCACGAGTTGACATTTCTCCCTTCGTTAACTAAATGTCGCAACTTGAAGTACTTGGCTTTAGCAGACAATTCATTGAATGGCATCCTACCCGCTTCAATTGGGAATTTTTCCTCGTCTCTTCAAACCATGTGGCTACATAACAGCCACATCATGGGTGCCATTCCTTCTGAAATCGGAAATTTAAGTAGTTTGTTGTTACTAAATCTACGAGAGAATCAATTGCGTGGGCACATTTGTTAA